The following proteins are co-located in the Hevea brasiliensis isolate MT/VB/25A 57/8 chromosome 11, ASM3005281v1, whole genome shotgun sequence genome:
- the LOC131170413 gene encoding E3 ubiquitin ligase PQT3-like, with product MKSLSNGLCFGTDLGLVVINAQTNDCYVDDTLIPNNTRVLIRRIPGTRRGKPVDTATIVVIEKQQPLSSSYRTGSSNTETVVTASSRSTPVNTGVSSVSASTITSLSSTKCSGDASFGYDDGFGDDVFVIPRMKPAQSSMTSVDVESDEDSKIKALVNTPALDWQLEGSIGVGSRTQGVNGRGCGRMDGHSFGGLWKKTPPEGYICHRCKVPGHVIQYCPTNGDPNYDFKRVRPPTGISNSMLVPNPDGFYVLSSGATAVLQPNDDAFKKEIFGCFPSKRSWSVSDLPPELLCPLCKQVMKDAILTSKCCFKSFCDKCIRDHLIISKLKCECGAANVLADSLIPNMTLRDTINCFVESSCGNSSSGENAKSNSFRVMDVESAHCSQPQISTKKLPAGSFQESKKTTLYNIEDEANKRKLLDDPYKIAKKARTTRAADVSEATIGSTRMKDTASQGSVLVVEEDVQQEVVSREGGKNRKVAEDEVQKKLVFSRGGKKKRGIKNSQDDSHSFLMPVGSYAYNPYWAGVQAGMEGYVAPYYAAGAMNYGLSPFGTTFNGMMNQASFSMQQMCGRQ from the coding sequence ATGAAGTCTCTTTCTAATGGTCTATGTTTTGGTACTGATTTGGGCCTTGTGGTCATTAATGCCCAGACCAATGATTGTTATGTTGATGATACGTTGATTCCTAATAATACTCGTGTCTTGATTCGCCGTATTCCTGGAACGAGGCGTGGCAAGCCCGTAGACACTGCAACTATTGTTGTTATTGAAAAGCAACAGCCACTTAGTTCCTCTTATCGCACTGGTTCATCCAATACTGAAACTGTTGTTACTGCTTCATCCAGAAGCACCCCCGTAAATACTGGTGTTAGTTCTGTGTCTGCAAGTACTATTACTAGTTTGTCCTCAACAAAATGCAGTGGAGACGCAAGTTTTGGATATGATGATGGGTTTGGGGACGATGTGTTTGTGATTCCCAGAATGAAGCCAGCTCAGTCTAGCATGACAAGTGTAGATGTGGAATCTGATGAGGACAGCAAGATTAAGGCTTTAGTCAATACTCCAGCCTTGGACTGGCAGCTTGAAGGTTCTATTGGTGTGGGTTCTAGGACCCAAGGCGTGAATGGTAGGGGTTGCGGAAGAATGGATGGCCATAGTTTTGGTGGATTGTGGAAGAAAACACCTCCAGAAGGTTATATATGTCACAGGTGCAAGGTGCCGGGACATGTTATTCAGTATTGCCCAACAAATGGAGatccaaattatgatttcaaaAGAGTAAGGCCTCCTACTGGTATTTCCAATTCGATGCTGGTGCCAAACCCAGATGGCTTTTATGTTTTGTCAAGTGGTGCAACTGCTGTTTTGCAGCCTAATGATGATGCTTTTAAGAAGGAAATTTTTGGCTGCTTCCCTTCAAAGAGATCCTGGTCTGTTAGTGATCTTCCACCAGAACTCCTCTGCCCCTTGTGCAAGCAAGTAATGAAAGATGCTATATTGACTAGCAAATGCTGTTTCAAGAGCTTTTGTGATAAATGTATTAGAGACCATCTAATCATCTCTAAGTTGAAATGTGAATGTGGAGCAGCAAACGTCCTTGCTGATTCTCTGATTCCAAACATGACACTTAGAGATACAATTAATTGCTTTGTGGAGTCTAGTTGTGGTAATAGCAGTAGCGGTGAAAATGCCAAAAGCAACTCTTTTCGAGTTATGGATGTGGAATCGGCTCACTGTTCGCAACCTCAGATTTCTACAAAAAAACTACCTGCAGGATCATTTCAGGAATCGAAGAAGACAACACTTTATAATATAGAAGACGAGGCAAATAAAAGGAAGCTTCTTGATGATCCATACAAGATTGCTAAAAAAGCTAGAACTACAAGAGCAGCTGATGTATCTGAAGCCACTATTGGGTCAACGAGAATGAAGGATACAGCATCACAAGGAAGTGTTCTGGTGGTTGAGGAAGATGTGCAGCAAGAGGTGGTTTCTCGCGAGGGAGGAAAGAATAGGAAAGTGGCTGAGGATGAAGTTCAGAAAAAATTGGTTTTCAGCAGaggaggaaagaaaaagagaggaatAAAAAATTCTCAAGATGACTCTCACAGCTTTTTGATGCCTGTTGGCTCTTATGCATATAATCCATATTGGGCTGGTGTGCAGGCGGGGATGGAAGGATACGTAGCACCTTATTATGCTGCTGGTGCAATGAATTATGGGCTGAGCCCCTTTGGGACTACATTCAATGGCATGATGAATCAAGCCTCTTTCAGTATGCAGCAAATGTGCGGCAGGCAATGA